The following proteins come from a genomic window of Streptomyces sp. Sge12:
- a CDS encoding DNA polymerase Y family protein: MTTAERVVMCLRPHPADGGPLGAREYAGVLALLGGITPAVQALPPETVLADVRGALRYFDCDATRLAAVIRVRALALYGVDATVGVAGNPMLARAAAREARPGGTLVIPGDPAAVREFLAGKPVTVLDGVGPKAARTLCSYGLDSVGRVAAAPPAALRRILGARLGREVHERALGIDRTPVRPGAAARAIAAERLFDLDELDPARHRRALLSLTEELGAKLRTQEQGRGQVCRALSLTVRCADRTTLTRTRTLAEPTAHSAALTDTAYALYAGLGLQRARVRALSLRAEDLTSADRAVRQLSLDPEDEKARRLEAVTDRVRARFGPHAIARGTLAA, encoded by the coding sequence ATGACCACCGCCGAGCGGGTCGTGATGTGCCTGCGCCCGCACCCCGCCGACGGGGGGCCGCTCGGGGCGCGGGAGTACGCCGGGGTGCTCGCGCTGCTCGGCGGGATCACCCCGGCCGTGCAGGCGCTGCCGCCCGAGACGGTTCTCGCCGATGTCCGGGGCGCCCTGCGCTACTTCGACTGCGACGCCACCCGGCTCGCCGCCGTGATCCGGGTCCGGGCCCTCGCCCTGTACGGCGTGGACGCCACCGTCGGCGTGGCCGGGAACCCCATGCTGGCCCGGGCCGCCGCCCGCGAGGCCCGGCCCGGGGGGACCCTGGTGATCCCCGGGGATCCCGCCGCCGTACGGGAGTTCCTGGCGGGCAAGCCCGTCACCGTCCTCGACGGGGTCGGGCCGAAGGCCGCCCGCACCCTGTGCTCCTACGGCCTCGACTCCGTGGGCCGGGTCGCCGCCGCCCCGCCCGCCGCCCTGCGGCGGATCCTCGGCGCCCGGCTCGGCCGTGAGGTGCACGAGCGCGCCCTCGGGATCGACCGGACCCCCGTCCGGCCGGGGGCCGCCGCCCGCGCCATCGCTGCCGAGCGGCTCTTCGATCTGGACGAGCTGGATCCCGCACGGCACCGGCGGGCGCTGCTCTCGCTGACCGAGGAGCTCGGCGCGAAGCTTCGTACACAGGAACAGGGCCGCGGGCAGGTCTGCCGTGCCCTTTCGCTCACCGTCCGCTGCGCCGACCGCACCACCCTCACCCGGACGCGCACCCTGGCCGAACCCACCGCGCACTCGGCCGCCCTGACCGACACGGCCTACGCCCTCTACGCGGGCCTCGGCCTCCAGCGGGCCCGGGTCCGCGCGCTGTCCCTGCGCGCCGAGGACCTGACCTCGGCCGATCGGGCCGTGCGGCAGCTCAGCCTCGACCCCGAGGACGAGAAGGCCCGCCGGCTGGAGGCCGTCACGGACCGGGTCCGCGCGCGCTTCGGACCGCACGCCATCGCCCGCGGCACGCTGGCCGCCTGA
- a CDS encoding esterase/lipase family protein → MLPWRRLLRPLVVLALTAAALVAPTGAAQAAAAPSSGWNNWSCKPSAAHPRPVVLVHGTFGNSWDNWLGFAPYLVNRGYCVYSLDYGQLPGVPLFNGLGPIDKSAEQLAVFVDKVLAATGSAKTDIVGHSQGGMMPRYYLKFLGGASKVNALVGLAPDNHGTTLLGFTKLLPYFPGAEDLISTATPGLADQIAGSAFQQKLNAGGDTVPGVKYTVIATQYDQVVTPYRSAFLDGPNVRNVVLQDLCFLDLSEHVAIGLTDRIAWHEAVNALDPAHAERTTCASVFD, encoded by the coding sequence ATGCTGCCCTGGAGACGCCTGCTCCGACCGCTCGTCGTCCTCGCCCTCACCGCCGCCGCGCTCGTCGCCCCCACCGGCGCCGCGCAGGCCGCAGCCGCTCCCAGCAGCGGCTGGAACAACTGGTCCTGCAAGCCGTCCGCCGCCCACCCGCGCCCCGTCGTCCTCGTCCACGGCACCTTCGGCAACTCCTGGGACAACTGGCTCGGCTTCGCGCCGTACCTCGTGAACCGCGGGTACTGCGTCTACTCGCTCGACTACGGCCAACTGCCCGGCGTCCCCCTCTTCAACGGGCTCGGGCCCATCGACAAGTCCGCCGAGCAGCTCGCCGTCTTCGTCGACAAGGTGCTCGCCGCCACCGGCTCCGCCAAGACCGACATCGTCGGGCACTCGCAGGGCGGCATGATGCCGCGCTACTACCTGAAGTTCCTCGGCGGCGCCTCGAAGGTCAACGCGCTGGTCGGCCTCGCCCCCGACAACCACGGCACCACGCTGCTCGGCTTCACCAAGCTCCTGCCGTACTTCCCCGGGGCCGAGGACCTGATCAGCACCGCGACCCCGGGCCTCGCCGACCAGATCGCCGGATCCGCCTTCCAGCAGAAGCTGAACGCGGGCGGGGACACCGTGCCCGGGGTGAAGTACACGGTCATCGCGACCCAGTACGACCAAGTGGTGACCCCGTACCGGAGCGCCTTCCTGGACGGGCCGAACGTACGCAACGTCGTACTCCAGGACCTGTGCTTCCTGGACCTCTCGGAGCACGTCGCGATCGGGCTGACCGACCGGATCGCCTGGCACGAGGCGGTCAACGCCCTCGACCCGGCCCATGCCGAACGGACCACCTGCGCCTCGGTCTTCGACTGA
- a CDS encoding lytic polysaccharide monooxygenase auxiliary activity family 9 protein — protein MPARRRTAVALTRIASAGLAPLALAAYAAAPAVAHGSMTDPVSRVAACYAEGPESPKTAACKAAVASSGAQAFYDWNAVNIANAAGNHRTLIPNGRLCSAGNDKYRGLDLARADWPASPMTAGAHTFRYKGTAPHKGSFELYVTKDGYDPAKPLAWSDLEPAPFAKATDPGMQNGDYVFSGTVPKKSGRHLIYSIWQRSDSPEAFYTCSDVVFGKDNGGGTGTGAGAGTGTAPTAKPGTGTGTEPTGKPADKPSAPTDQQIADGADKSSVEHKGHGDNDPKTNGTADAAAPIAAGASSSSSAPSALSAAGKENLAETGGNSATPTIAIAGAAALAVGAAALFAAARRRTARTATGRHGR, from the coding sequence ATGCCCGCACGCCGCCGTACCGCCGTCGCCCTGACCCGTATCGCCTCCGCCGGTCTCGCCCCGCTCGCGCTGGCCGCGTACGCGGCGGCGCCCGCGGTCGCCCACGGATCGATGACGGACCCGGTCAGCCGGGTGGCGGCGTGCTACGCCGAGGGGCCGGAGTCCCCGAAGACGGCGGCGTGCAAGGCGGCGGTCGCCTCCAGCGGGGCGCAGGCGTTCTACGACTGGAACGCGGTGAACATCGCCAACGCGGCCGGGAACCACCGTACGTTGATCCCGAACGGCCGGCTCTGCTCGGCCGGCAACGACAAGTACCGGGGCCTGGACCTGGCCCGTGCCGACTGGCCGGCCAGCCCGATGACCGCCGGCGCGCACACCTTCCGCTACAAGGGCACGGCCCCGCACAAGGGTTCCTTCGAGCTGTACGTGACCAAGGACGGGTACGACCCGGCGAAGCCGCTGGCGTGGTCCGACCTGGAGCCCGCCCCGTTCGCGAAGGCCACCGACCCCGGCATGCAGAACGGCGACTACGTCTTCTCCGGGACCGTCCCGAAGAAGTCGGGCCGCCACCTCATCTACAGCATCTGGCAGCGCTCCGACAGCCCCGAGGCCTTCTACACCTGCTCGGACGTGGTCTTCGGCAAGGACAACGGCGGTGGTACCGGTACCGGTGCTGGTGCTGGCACCGGTACCGCTCCGACCGCCAAGCCCGGCACCGGGACGGGTACCGAGCCGACCGGCAAGCCCGCCGACAAGCCCTCGGCCCCCACCGACCAGCAGATCGCCGACGGCGCCGACAAGTCCTCGGTGGAGCACAAGGGCCACGGCGACAACGACCCGAAGACGAACGGCACGGCGGATGCCGCCGCCCCGATCGCGGCCGGTGCCTCGTCCTCGTCGTCCGCGCCCTCCGCACTGTCCGCGGCCGGCAAGGAGAACCTCGCGGAGACGGGCGGCAACAGCGCAACCCCGACGATCGCGATCGCCGGGGCCGCCGCCCTGGCCGTCGGCGCGGCGGCGCTGTTCGCGGCCGCCCGCCGCCGTACCGCGCGCACCGCGACGGGCCGCCACGGCCGCTAG
- a CDS encoding NACHT domain-containing protein, with the protein MNETDSLLMLHRALRNARLGRGLSMTAVATRSRLSRTTVSQAFNSSVPPSEETLAALAPILRLDLETLLTYRRACPGPRSSNSAPVATVKSAGRVPEDDAVFEARYRDYLKTRHGQLTVVGLDLRGPAASSWPLDAAYLSLELADSATQAQRVERAEHALRRNNRLLIRGLAGSGKTTLLQWVACAAADGELLGPNDGPAQPPVAFVLPLRTFARRSEGLPTPQEFLSAVGCPLAGAQPSGWTDRVLDSGRGIVLVDGLDEVPERMRDRTSIWLQELVAAYTRARFVVTTRPTAVAEGWLAASGFRELTVRPMSRDDVTVFVARWHTAAKASTDDSEVQAHLDGLENDLKEQVRAKRDLSLLTTTPLLCALVCALHRDRRGQLPHDRVELYEAALTMFLYRRDHEREVVAPEGFTLSEKESVQLLQRLAYWLIRNGQTEMPHGTAVAIMTDALMSMHAVAQQGDATQLLNHLLTRSGLLRRPTPDTIDFVHRTFQDFLGAKAAVEAHDLPLIARNAHDAQWEDVVRMAVAHAREGERVELLEAILARSHEEEYRKRLALLALACLRHATELPPATREKVEINAGSLLPPQSWTAANELGDIGPLVLDLMPSAVDTPMRHARYSIRTAKTIGGDGALAYLKSFSGTQDLWARAGLCAGWSDFDPDEYVAQVLAAMAGELPNVHLVEDRQIQAIRPLRVTKVTFVGDHTLQAIGRLPHPERIKSLTLQGNGRVAELNQLPTLFPQLEELQLEACRKMRDLAGLETTSVSQLSLIGSTMLRNLGPLKRMNGLRSLRLLDLERLTPGRVPALPQLEWLDVDHGGFLTMLDRWPGLTRLSVQGAGFLRGGNFELPPRLSHLDLWNVELEAACRPWFEGLTQVTDASFGTRSGVVAPLVDYFPQVRSLRIIAIHGSIEVDVRPLLELSELSKLTLDGFTRVIGGEAFAPDVIRIEHS; encoded by the coding sequence ATGAACGAGACCGACTCGCTGCTGATGCTGCACCGGGCCCTGCGGAACGCCCGGCTGGGTCGAGGGCTAAGCATGACGGCGGTGGCGACCCGTTCGAGGCTGAGTCGCACCACCGTCAGTCAGGCTTTCAACTCCTCCGTCCCGCCGAGTGAGGAGACCCTCGCCGCGCTAGCTCCCATCTTGCGGCTGGACCTGGAAACGCTGCTCACTTACCGCAGGGCGTGCCCTGGACCGCGTAGCTCCAACTCGGCACCGGTCGCAACCGTCAAGTCCGCTGGACGCGTTCCGGAGGACGACGCGGTCTTCGAGGCTCGTTACCGCGACTACCTCAAAACCCGCCACGGCCAGCTGACGGTAGTCGGCTTGGACCTGCGTGGGCCGGCGGCCTCCAGCTGGCCCCTAGATGCGGCCTATCTGAGCCTGGAACTGGCGGATTCGGCCACCCAGGCGCAGCGGGTGGAGCGCGCTGAGCATGCCCTACGCCGGAACAACCGCCTGCTTATCAGGGGCCTGGCCGGCAGCGGCAAGACCACCCTGCTCCAGTGGGTCGCATGTGCAGCAGCGGACGGCGAGCTGTTGGGACCCAACGACGGTCCCGCCCAGCCCCCGGTCGCGTTCGTCCTACCGTTGCGCACGTTTGCACGCCGCAGCGAAGGGCTACCCACCCCACAAGAGTTTCTGTCAGCCGTGGGCTGCCCACTCGCCGGGGCCCAGCCCTCAGGATGGACGGATCGGGTTCTCGACTCAGGACGCGGAATCGTGCTGGTCGACGGCTTGGACGAGGTACCCGAACGAATGCGTGACCGAACCAGCATCTGGTTGCAAGAGCTGGTCGCGGCTTATACGCGTGCGCGGTTCGTGGTCACCACGCGCCCTACGGCTGTAGCAGAGGGGTGGCTGGCCGCCTCGGGTTTCAGGGAGCTCACTGTCCGACCGATGAGCCGCGACGACGTAACTGTCTTCGTCGCGCGCTGGCACACGGCAGCCAAGGCGAGTACCGACGATTCCGAAGTGCAGGCTCACCTTGACGGCCTTGAGAACGACCTCAAGGAGCAGGTCCGTGCGAAGCGGGACCTGTCACTGTTGACCACCACACCGCTGCTGTGCGCGCTGGTATGCGCACTTCACCGGGATCGCCGCGGTCAGCTCCCGCACGACCGCGTCGAGTTGTACGAAGCAGCGCTGACGATGTTTCTCTACCGCCGGGACCACGAGCGCGAGGTCGTGGCTCCCGAGGGCTTCACCCTTAGCGAGAAGGAGAGCGTGCAGCTCCTCCAGAGGCTTGCGTACTGGCTGATCCGCAACGGCCAGACGGAGATGCCCCATGGCACTGCGGTGGCCATCATGACCGATGCGCTGATGTCGATGCATGCGGTTGCCCAACAAGGCGACGCGACGCAGTTGCTGAACCATCTGCTGACGCGCAGCGGCCTGCTGCGCAGGCCCACGCCGGACACAATCGACTTCGTCCACCGGACCTTCCAGGATTTCCTGGGTGCGAAGGCAGCCGTTGAGGCGCACGATCTCCCACTTATTGCTCGAAACGCCCACGACGCGCAGTGGGAAGACGTCGTACGGATGGCGGTCGCACATGCCCGGGAAGGCGAGCGGGTCGAGCTGCTAGAGGCCATCCTCGCCCGCTCGCATGAGGAGGAGTACCGCAAACGGCTTGCCCTACTGGCATTGGCTTGTCTCCGGCACGCCACCGAGCTTCCCCCGGCCACCCGCGAGAAGGTCGAGATAAATGCCGGATCCCTGCTGCCGCCGCAATCTTGGACAGCCGCGAACGAGCTAGGGGATATTGGGCCACTCGTGCTCGACCTCATGCCCAGTGCGGTCGATACGCCCATGCGACATGCTCGCTACTCGATCCGCACCGCCAAGACAATCGGTGGCGATGGAGCCCTCGCATACCTCAAGTCCTTCAGCGGAACGCAAGACCTCTGGGCGCGTGCTGGACTGTGCGCTGGCTGGTCCGACTTCGACCCTGACGAGTACGTGGCACAGGTACTCGCGGCCATGGCGGGTGAACTCCCGAATGTTCATCTCGTGGAGGATCGACAGATTCAAGCGATCCGTCCCCTCCGGGTAACAAAGGTCACCTTCGTGGGGGACCACACGCTCCAGGCAATCGGCCGACTGCCCCACCCTGAGCGGATTAAGTCCCTGACTCTCCAAGGCAACGGCAGAGTTGCGGAACTTAACCAGCTGCCCACTCTCTTTCCCCAGCTTGAGGAACTGCAGCTGGAAGCATGCCGGAAGATGCGCGATCTCGCGGGCTTGGAGACAACGTCAGTCAGCCAGCTTTCGCTCATCGGGTCCACCATGCTGCGAAATCTTGGGCCTCTGAAGAGGATGAACGGGCTTCGCTCCCTGCGGCTCCTGGACCTCGAGCGACTCACCCCGGGGCGCGTACCAGCTCTTCCCCAGCTTGAGTGGCTCGACGTCGACCACGGCGGCTTTCTCACCATGCTTGACCGCTGGCCTGGCTTGACTCGGTTGTCCGTCCAGGGCGCGGGGTTCCTTCGCGGTGGAAACTTCGAGTTGCCGCCCCGTCTGAGCCACTTGGATCTCTGGAACGTCGAACTGGAAGCAGCTTGTCGTCCATGGTTCGAGGGACTAACACAGGTAACCGACGCGAGCTTCGGCACAAGGTCTGGTGTCGTAGCCCCGCTCGTCGATTACTTCCCACAAGTCCGCTCACTCCGGATCATCGCAATTCATGGATCCATCGAGGTAGACGTACGCCCCCTACTCGAACTATCCGAGTTGAGTAAGCTAACCCTGGACGGTTTCACCCGCGTCATTGGCGGCGAGGCATTTGCGCCCGATGTTATACGCATTGAGCATTCTTAG